In a single window of the Mesorhizobium shangrilense genome:
- a CDS encoding HPP family protein, which produces MRCHVRSLLARHEPSSHVGLHLKSGVGAIAGIGAVGGLAALTGLSLLIAPLGATAVLLFGQPESPLAQPINVFAGYLLATVIAVTAALFFPGAWLAAAVAVGAAIAVMMALRVTHPPAGAVPLVAFAQPLQSGSLFLTILLGAVSLVGLALVHHRIPPRVQYPRLPLQP; this is translated from the coding sequence ATGCGCTGCCACGTCAGATCGCTTCTCGCAAGGCATGAGCCATCCAGCCATGTGGGCCTCCACCTGAAGTCCGGCGTTGGCGCGATCGCCGGCATCGGCGCCGTCGGCGGCTTGGCGGCCCTCACCGGACTGTCGTTGCTCATCGCGCCGCTGGGCGCCACGGCCGTGTTGCTGTTCGGGCAGCCGGAAAGCCCGCTTGCGCAGCCGATCAACGTTTTCGCCGGGTATCTGCTGGCGACGGTGATCGCGGTGACGGCAGCGCTTTTCTTTCCCGGCGCATGGCTTGCCGCCGCGGTCGCCGTCGGTGCTGCGATCGCGGTCATGATGGCGCTGCGCGTCACCCATCCGCCTGCCGGCGCGGTGCCGCTGGTCGCCTTTGCCCAGCCGCTGCAGAGCGGGTCGCTGTTCCTGACGATCCTGCTTGGCGCGGTCAGCCTCGTGGGCCTGGCGCTGGTCCACCACCGGATCCCGCCGCGCGTGCAGTATCCGCGACTGCCGCTGCAGCCCTGA
- a CDS encoding type II toxin-antitoxin system VapC family toxin, with translation MDSSIAACWGTPDEESQVADLALTAATQQGMIVPDIFWHELRNVLLVNERRGRLTQELSQRALELVERMFPRTDGKADHATILNIARRHSLSAYNAAFLELALPSGGELATLDRRLAEAATAEGLGLIAG, from the coding sequence ATCGACAGTTCCATTGCAGCCTGTTGGGGTACACCGGACGAAGAATCCCAAGTCGCGGATTTGGCTCTGACGGCGGCTACCCAGCAAGGCATGATCGTCCCCGACATCTTCTGGCATGAGCTGCGCAACGTGTTGCTCGTGAACGAACGTCGCGGACGGTTGACTCAGGAGCTCTCCCAACGCGCGTTGGAGCTTGTAGAACGGATGTTTCCAAGGACAGACGGCAAAGCCGACCACGCCACCATCTTGAACATTGCCCGTCGTCATTCGCTGTCGGCGTACAATGCTGCATTCCTGGAACTCGCCCTGCCGAGCGGTGGCGAGTTGGCAACGCTCGATCGACGGCTTGCCGAGGCTGCGACCGCGGAGGGGCTTGGTCTCATTGCCGGCTGA
- a CDS encoding YybH family protein has translation MEEANKQLMESFNNKDAAAVAAHYTDDGAMLPPNEERIQGRENIQKLWQGWIDAGVTGLTLKALEVVEGGDIAFEEGAYTLKAPGADGKLMEDVGKYVVVWKKGPGGAWQLYRDIWNTSQPAPQ, from the coding sequence GTGGAGGAAGCCAACAAGCAGCTCATGGAGAGCTTCAATAACAAGGACGCGGCGGCCGTCGCCGCGCACTACACTGATGATGGCGCGATGCTGCCGCCGAACGAGGAGCGCATCCAGGGACGCGAGAACATCCAGAAGCTATGGCAAGGCTGGATCGATGCCGGCGTGACCGGCCTGACGCTGAAGGCGCTTGAAGTCGTGGAAGGGGGCGATATCGCGTTCGAAGAGGGCGCCTACACTCTCAAGGCGCCCGGCGCCGATGGCAAGCTCATGGAAGATGTCGGAAAATATGTGGTCGTGTGGAAAAAGGGGCCGGGCGGCGCCTGGCAACTCTATCGCGACATCTGGAACACGAGCCAGCCCGCGCCACAATGA
- a CDS encoding glycine C-acetyltransferase — protein sequence MSAAFLTYIAAELDGLRSAGLYKPERVITSMQSAEIEVEGGAKVLNFCANNYLGLADNEDLRAAAKTALDRYGYGMASVRFICGTQEEHKQLEARISAFLGMEDTILYGSCFDANGGLFETLLGEEDAIISDALNHASIIDGVRLSKAKRFRYANNDMAALEEELKKAEGSRFKLIATDGVFSMDGIIANLRGVCDLAEKHGAMVMVDDSHAVGFVGTHGRGSPEHCGVEGRVDIITGTLGKALGGASGGYTSGKRQVVDWLRQRSRPYLFSNTLMPAIAAASLKVFEIIENGDELRQKLYGNAARFRSSMSKLGFTLAGADHPIIPVMLGDATLAQAMAEKMLERGIYVIGFSFPVVPKGQARIRTQMSAAHSSADIDRAVEAFGEVGRELRVIP from the coding sequence ATGAGCGCTGCATTCCTGACCTACATCGCCGCCGAACTCGACGGCCTCAGATCCGCCGGCCTCTACAAGCCCGAGCGGGTGATCACCTCCATGCAATCCGCCGAGATCGAGGTGGAAGGCGGTGCGAAGGTCCTCAACTTCTGCGCCAACAACTATCTGGGCCTGGCCGACAACGAGGATCTGCGGGCGGCCGCCAAGACCGCACTCGACCGCTACGGCTACGGTATGGCTTCGGTCCGCTTCATCTGCGGCACGCAGGAGGAGCACAAGCAGCTGGAGGCCAGGATTTCGGCCTTCCTCGGTATGGAGGACACTATCCTCTACGGGTCCTGCTTCGACGCGAACGGGGGCCTGTTCGAGACGCTGCTCGGCGAGGAGGACGCGATCATCTCGGATGCGCTGAACCACGCCTCCATCATAGACGGGGTCAGGCTCTCCAAGGCCAAGCGCTTCCGTTACGCCAACAACGACATGGCGGCGCTGGAGGAGGAGCTCAAGAAGGCCGAAGGCAGCCGCTTCAAGCTGATCGCCACCGACGGCGTGTTTTCGATGGACGGCATCATCGCCAACCTCCGCGGCGTCTGCGACCTGGCGGAAAAACATGGCGCCATGGTCATGGTCGACGACAGCCATGCTGTGGGCTTCGTCGGCACGCACGGGCGCGGTTCGCCGGAACATTGCGGCGTCGAGGGCCGGGTGGACATCATCACCGGCACGCTGGGGAAGGCGCTGGGCGGCGCATCGGGCGGCTACACCTCCGGCAAGAGGCAAGTCGTGGACTGGCTGCGTCAGCGCTCGCGGCCCTATCTGTTCTCCAATACGCTGATGCCGGCGATCGCCGCGGCGTCCTTGAAGGTCTTCGAGATCATCGAAAACGGCGACGAACTGCGCCAAAAGCTCTACGGCAATGCGGCACGCTTCCGCTCTTCCATGTCGAAGCTCGGCTTCACGCTCGCCGGCGCGGATCATCCGATCATCCCGGTGATGCTGGGCGACGCGACGCTGGCGCAGGCGATGGCGGAGAAGATGCTGGAGCGCGGCATCTACGTCATCGGCTTCTCGTTCCCGGTGGTGCCGAAGGGCCAGGCTAGGATCCGGACCCAGATGTCTGCCGCGCACTCGAGCGCGGACATCGACCGCGCGGTTGAGGCGTTCGGCGAGGTAGGGCGCGAGCTGCGCGTCATTCCCTGA